GGAAATGACCTAAGTGGAAGAATCCCTGACGAGTTAGGAAACATCACGACTCTGGAGAAGCTATACTTAGGTTACGACAACGACTTCCACGGGATACCTAAAGGCTTAGGGAGCTTGATCAATCTTGTTCTGTTGGATTTAGCTAACTGCAGCTTGAGAGGATCAGTTCCTTCAGAACTAGGGCACCTCAAGAACTTGGAGGTTCTGTTTCTTCAGATCAATGAGCTCACAGGTTCTATTCCTAGAGAGTTAGGGAACATGACAAACCTCAAGACTCTTGATCTCTCCTACAACTCTCTACAAGGAGAGATTCCTCCAGAGCTCTCTGGACTTCAAAAGCTTCAAGTGTTCAACCTCTTCTTCAACAGATTACACGGCGAGATTCATGAGTTCGTATCTCACTTTCCTGATTTGGAAATTCTCAAGCTTTGGCACAATAACTTCACTGGAAAGATTCCTAAGAAGCTTGGATCAAACGGTAAGCTTGTAGAGATCGACTTGTCTACCAATAAGCTCACAGGTTTGATCCCTGAATCACTCTGTTTCGGAAGAAAGCTAAGGATTCTCATTCTCTTCAACAACTTCTTGTTCGGTTCTATTCCTCAAGATCTTGGCCGATGCGAGCCGCTTTGGAAATTCCGTCTAGGTCAGAACTTTCTGACAGGTAAACTTCCAAAGGGTTTGGTTTATTTGCCACATTTATGGCTTCTTGAGCTTCAAAACAACTTCTTGACCGGCGAAATCAAAGAACAAGAAGCTGGAAAAGAAAGATCGTCTAACCTCAGTCAGATCAATCTGTCTAACAATAGGTTATCCGGACCGATCCCTGGTTCAATCAAGAACCTCAGAAGCCTTCAGATTCTTCTTCTTGGCTCCAACCGATTCACCGGACAAATCCCCGGTGAAATCGGAAGGTTAAAGGATCTTCTCAAGATTGACATGAGCATGAATAGCTTGTCAGGCAAGGTACCTCCAGAGTTTGGTGAGTGTCAGTCATTGACCTACTTAGATTTGAGCCATAACCAGCTCTCAGGTCAGATTCCGGTTCAGATATCGCAGATTCGGATGCTAACTTATCTGAATGTTTCTTGGAACTCGTTAAACCAGAGCCTCCCCGTTGAGCTCGGATACTTGAAGAGCTTAACATCAGTAGATTTCTCACACAACAACTTCTCCGGTCCAGTACCGCCAACTCTAGGGCAATTCTCTTACTTCAACAACACGTCATTCCTCGGAAACCCTTTTCTCTGCGGATACTCTTCCAACCCTTGCAACGGTTCTCAAAACCAATCTCAATCTCAGCTTCTTAACCAGAAAAATGCTAATTCCCATGGCGAAAACTCCGCGAAATTCAAGATGTTATTAGGGTTAGGGTTACTAGGTTTCTTCCTGATGTTCATGGTTTTAGCTCTGGTCAATAATTGGAGAATGAGAAGGAATAGTCCGAATCTATGGAAGCTCATCGGATTCCAAAAGCTTGGTTTCGGAAGTGAGCACGTTTTGGAATGCGTTAAAGAGAACAATGTGATCGGTAAAGGCGGTGCAGGGATCGTCTACAAAGGCTTAATGCCAAACGGTGAAGAAGTTGCGGTCAAAAAGCTTTTAACCGTAAGCAAAGGATCATCACACGACAACGGTCTATCCGCTGAGATTCAGACATTAGGTAGGATCAGACACAGAAACATTGTGAGATTGATCGCTTTTTGTTCAAACAAAGACGTGAATCTCCTTGTTTACGAGTACATGCCTAATGGTAGTCTCGGAGAAGCCTTGCACGGGAAAGCAGGAGTGTTTTTGAAATGGGAAACGCGGTTACAAATAGCGTTGGAAGCGGCTAAAGGATTGTGTTATCTACACCACGATTGCTCGCCGCTTATAATTCACCGCGATGTGAAATCAAACAACATCTTGTTAGGACCTGAGTTTGAAGCTCATGTTGCTGATTTTGGGCTTGCTAAGTTTATGATGCAAGACAATGGAGCTTCACAGTGTATGTCATCGGTCGCAGGCTCATACGGCTACATTGCTCCAGGTACATTGTAGAATCCAAATATTTGTTTCTTGCATAACACGTAACATTCAAACCGAATAGTTGATTAACATGTCACATTCAAAACTAGGGCCAGCATGCAGTTGTAAATTATAACGAATGATTTGTTAGCTATATATTTAACAATATTTTATTAATTAGCTATGTGAAAACTATAGTTTTAGTATATAATTACACAAGTAATTTTCTTTTCGAGTTTTAGGTCATGTTTTGCTTAGTACTATATGGTTTCGATATAACTAATCTGACGAAACTAAACTATCAGTGTTTGGTTTAGTTAAACTTGTGTATAGATGGTCGATCTAAACCTATCTTACCCGATTTTTATCATGTAGAATACGGATATACACTGAGAATAGACGAGAAGAGCGATGTGTACAGCTTCGGGGTGGTGCTACTGGAGCTAATAACGGGTCGAAGACCACTAGATAAATTTGGAGAAGAAGGGATAGACATTGTGCAATGGTCAATGATTCAGACAAATTGTAATAGACAAGGTGTGGTAAAGATCATTGACCAGAGATTGAGCAATGTGCCATTGGGAGAAGCCATGGAACTGTTCTTTGTGGCCATGTTATGTGTTCAAGAACATAGTGTGGAGAGACCGACTATGAGAGAGGTTGTCCAGATGATTTCTCAAGCTAAACAGCCAAATACTATCTAAATCCAGTGATTTTATATATATGAGTTAAATATTTTTGTATGTTCTATGTGTTTTATAGAGGCGTTTTAGAAATGTAACGATGGTTTGGTGATATGAGGGGGTTAGGAACTCATCCCAATGGGGGGTTCTAGCCAAAAGGGCAAAAAGTTCTTAAAATACATATATATATATATGTATATATCTATATATATATAAATATGTTGGTATCTCTCCTGCTTTGCTACATGGAAAGTCGTTCGCTGCAGAGGCGACACATGTCCGTCACAATATTATTTGGGTTTCAGACTTATAAATTTTGGGCCTTATACAACTCTAATTTTTCAAGTTCGGTAATCCACAAAGTCCACCTCTGAACCAGCAGCCGTAATCAATTATATATAGATAGATAACAAAAAAAATTCACGTCATCGTAAACTACTTTACCACTTAAATTATTTGTCGGTCTCTTTAGGCTCTATTATTTATGACTCTAAACTTTGATTTGGATCTATACAATAATATTATTCTTACTATAGTCAACTAGCAAATGAAAAATATATTAGATTCATCCGCCAATTTATTTTTCTAAGTTAATATATGGTCAATAATTGTATCCCAATTTTAATTTATAAATAAATAGAATGATGAAAGGTTTGAGATTAAACATTAAAATCGATGTGCCTTTAACCAGTACTACAAAGCTCTGCACACATGAAATTAGCCATGTGTTTACCCGTAACTAAAGAATCCAACCTTACCAAATAAAAAACAAAATCTAAACTAAATCAAATTTCATAAATCAGGTATATTTCTATATATCATGTATTCTATATTTTTCTGAAACTAAAATATCAAAAACAAACGAGAACCGAACCAAAATCAATAAGTATCTCAATTTGAAATATAATTTACAAATCTAAAATATTAAATAAACTTAGTTTTACAGTAACAAATATCATAAACTTATTATTTATAAACTGAACTATCCAAAATGAATTATATGAATACCATTTCCCTAAATTATTTAAAATTATATAAACTACCTGATAATTTATCTAAAAAACTTAAATCACCTGTCTTTTTTTTTGGCAAAAAATAATTTATCAATAAAATTTACTCAAATTAACCAAAATAATCTAAAACGTCTGTAACCGAAAGAGACCCGATTTTATTTTTGATATTAGTTGGTTCCTCACTTTGTTGTCCAAACTGTACCAAAAAAACAAAATATCTGAACGAGATTGAATCAAATTTTATAAATAATCGAACATATCTTATATCTGTAGAATTAAAAAATAAAATAAAATAAACCAAAACAATTCCAAAAAAAATAATTATAAAAAAGTTTGAATTTAAAAAAAGTATAATTCGAAAACATAAAAAAATATGTTTTTTATTTAAATAATTATTTGTTATATATATATCAAGAACAAGGATATAAGAGTCTTTTGCCACTTATTGAAGATGCCCCTTTAGTGATGGTAAAGATCAATAATGGTACCATGAATGTGGTAAACATGAAATTTCACCTATTATCTATTTAAAGTTAATATTTTATTTTATTATGTCAAATTGAACTAAGAATAATAAGAAGAGATATATATATATATATATATATATATATATTATCATATTTATTCTGAATTGTTTTTTGCTAATTTTGTATTCTCTGAAAAAATAGAATAATGAAGGATATTGTCATTTTAATTNNNNNNNNNNNNNNNNNNNNNNNNNNNNNNNNNNNNNNNNNNNNNNNNNNNNNNNNNNNNNNNNNNNNNNNNNNNNNNNNNNNNNNNNNNNNNNNNNNNNNNNNNNNNNNNNNNNNNNNNNNNNNNNNNNNNNNNNNNNNNNNNNNNNNNNNNNNNNNNNNNNNNNNNNNNNNNNNNNNNNNNNNNNNNNNNNNNNNNNNNNNNNNNNNNNNNNNNNNNNNNNNNNNNNNNNNNNNNNNNNNNNNNNNNNNNNNNNNNNNNNNNNNNNNNNNNNNNNNNNNNNNNNNNNNNNNNNNNNNNNNNNNNNNNNNNNNNNNNNNNNNNNNNNNNNNNNNNNNNNNNNNNNNNNNNNNNNNNNNNNNNNNNNNNNNNNNNNNNNNNNNNNNNNNNNNNNNNNNNNNNNNNNNNNNNNNNNNNNNNNNNNNNNNNNNNNNNNNNNNNNNNNNNNNNNNNNNNNNNNNNNNNNNNNNNNNNNNNNNNNNNNNNNNNNNNNNNNNNNNNNNNNNNNNNNNNNNNNNNNNNNNNNNNNNNNNNNNNNNNNNNNNNNNNNNNNNNNNNNNNNNNNNNNNNNNNNNNNNNNNNNNNNNNNNNNNNNNNNNNNNNNNNNNNNNNNNNNNNNNNNNNNNNNNNNNNNNNNNNNNNNNNNNNNNNNNNNNNNNNNNNNNNNNNNNNNNNNNNNNNNNNNNNNNNNNNNNNNNNNNNNNNNNNNNNNNNNNNNNNNNNNNNNNNNNNNNNNNNNNNNNNNNNNNNNNNNNNNNNNNNNNNNNNNNNNNNNNNNNNNNNNNNNNNNNNNNNNNNNNNNNNNNNNNNNNNNNNNNNNNNNNNNNNNNNNNNNNNNNNNNNNNNNNNNNNNNNNNNNNNNNNNNNNNNNNNNNNNNNNNNNNNNNNNNNNNNNNNNNNNNNNNNNNNNNNNNNNNNNNNNNNNNNNNNNNNNNNNNNNNNNNNNNNNNNNNNNNNNNNNNNNNNNNNNNNNNNNNNNNNNNNNNNNNNNNNNNNNNNNNNNNNNNNNNNNNNNNNNNNNNNNNNNNNNNNNNNNNNNNNNNNNNNNNNNNNNNNNNNNNNNNNNNNNNNNNNNNNNNNNNNNNNNNNNNNNNNNNNNNNNNNNNNNNNNNNNNNNNNNNNNNNNNNNNNNNNNNNNNNNNNNNNNNNNNNNNNNNNNNNNNNNNNNNNNNNNNNNNNNNNNNNNNNNNNNNNNNNNNNNNNNNNNNNNNNNNNNNNNNNNNNNNNNNNNNNNNNNNNNNNNNNNNNNNNNNNNNNNNNNNNNNNNNNNNNNNNNNNNNNNNNNNNNNNNNNNNNNNNNNNNNNNNNNNNNNNNNNNNNNNNNNNNNNNNNNNNNNNNNNNNNNNNNNNNNNNNNNNNNNNNNNNNNNNNNNNNNNNNNNNNNNNNNNNNNNNNNNNNNNNNNNNNNNNNNNNNNNNNNNNNNNNNNNNNNNNNNNNNNNNNNNNNNNNNNNNNNNNNNNNNNNNNNNNNNNNNNNNNNNNNNNNNNNNNNNNNNNNNNNNNNNNNNNNNNNNNNNNNNNNNNNNNNNNNNNNNNNNNNNNNNNNNNNNNNNNNNNNNNNNNNNNNNNNNNNNNNNNNNNNNNNNNNNNNNNNNNNNNNNNNNNNNNNNNNNNNNNNNNNNNNNNNNNNNNNNNNNNNNNNNNNNNNNNNNNNNNNNNNNNNNNNNNNNNNNNNNNNNNNNNNNNNNNNNNNNNNNNNNNNNNNNNNNNNNNNNNNNNNNNNNNNNNNNNNNNNNNNNNNNNNNNNNNNNNNNNNNNNNNNNNNNNNNNNNNNNNNNNNNNNNNNNNNNNNNNNNNNNNNNNNNNNNNNNNNNNNNNNNNNNNNNNNNNNNNNNNNNNNNNNNNNNNNNNNNNNNNNNNNNNNNNNNNNNNNNNNNNNNNNNNNNNNNNNNNNNNNNNNNNNNNNNNNNNNNNNNNNNNNNNNNNNNNNNNNNNNNNNNNNNNNNNNNNNNNNNNNNNNNNNNNNNNNNNNNNNNNNNNNNNNNNNNNNNNNNNNNNNNNNNNNNNNNNNNNNNNNNNNNNNNNNNNNNNNNNNNNNNNNNNNNNNNNNNNNNNNNNNNNNNNNNNNNNNNNNNNNNNNNNNNNNNNNNNNNNNNNNNNNNNNNNNNNNNNNNNNNNNNNNNNNNNNNNNNNNNNNNNNNNNNNNNNNNNNNNNNNNNNNNNNNNNNNNNNNNNNNNNNNNNNNNNNNNNNNNNNNNNNNNNNNNNNNNNNNNNNNNNNNNNNNNNNNNNNNNNNNNNNNNNNNNNNNNNNNNNNNNNNNNNNNNNNNNNNNNNNNNNNNNNNNNNNNNNNNNNNNNNNNNNNNNNNNNNNNNNNNNNNNNNNNNNNNNNNNNNNNNNNNNNNNNNNNNNNNNNNNNNNNNNNNNNNNNNNNNNNNNNNNNNNNNNNNNNNNNNNNNNNNNNNNNNNNNNNNNNNNNNNNNNNNNNNNNNNNNNNNNNNNNNNNNNNNNNNNNNNNNNNNNNNNNNNNNNNNNNNNNNNNNNNNNNNNNNNNNNNNNNNNNNNNNNNNNNNNNNNNNNNNNNNNNNNNNNNNNNNNNNNNNNNNNNNNNNNNNNNNNNNNNNNNNNNNNNNNNNNNNNNNNNNNNNNNNNNNNNNNNNNNNNNNNNNNNNNNNNNNNNNNNNNNNNNNNNNNNNNNNNNNNNNNNNNNNNNNNNNNNNNNNNNNNNNNNNNNNNNNNNNNNNNNNNNNNNNNNNNNNNNNNNNNNNNNNNNNNNNNNNNNNNNNNNNNNNNNNNNNNNNNNNNNNNNNNNNNNNNNNNNNNNNNNNNNNNNNNNNNNNNNNNNNNNNNNNNNNNNNNNNNNNNNNNNNNNNNNNNNNNNNNNNNNNNNNNNNNNNNNNNNNNNNNNNNNNNNNNNNNNNNNNNNNNNNNNNNNNNNNNNNNNNNNNNNNNNNNNNNNNNNNNNNNNNNNNNNNNNNNNNNNNNNNNNNNNNNNNNNNNNNNNNNNNNNNNNNNNNNNNNNNNNNNNNNNNNNNNNNNNNNNNNNNNNNNNNNNNNNNNNNNNNNNNNNNNNNNNNNNNNNNNNNNNNNNNNNNNNNNNNNNNNNNNNNNNNNNNNNNNNNNNNNNNNNNNNNNNNNNNNNNNNNNNNNNNNNNNNNNNNNNNNNNNNNNNNNNNNNNNNNNNNNNNNNNNNNNNNNNNNNNNNNNNNNNNNNNNNNNNNNNNNNNNNNNNNNNNNNNNNNNNNNNNNNNNNNNNNNNNNNNNNNNNNNNNNNNNNNNNNNNNNNNNNNNNNNNNNNNNNNNNNNNNNNNNNNNNNNNNNNNNNNNNNNNNNNNNNNNNNNNNNNNNNNNNNNNNNNNNNNNNNNNNNNNNNNNNNNNNNNNNNNNNNNNNNNNNNNNNNNNNNNNNNNNNNNNNNNNNNNNNNNNNNNNNNNNNNNNNNNNNNNNNNNNNNNNNNNNNNNNNNNNNNNNNNNNNNNNNNNNNNNNNNNNNNNNNNNNNNNNNNNNNNNNNNNNNNNNNNNNNNNNNNNNNNNNNNNNNNNNNNNNNNNNNNNNNNNNNNNNNNNNNNNNNNNNNNNNNNNNNNNNNNNNNNNNNNNNNNNNNNNNNNNNNNNNNNNNNNNNNNNNNNNNNNNNNNNNNNNNNNNNNNNNNNNNNNNNNNNNNNNNNNNNNNNNNNNNNNNNNNNNNNNNNNNNNNNNNNNNNNNNNNNNNNNNNNNNNNNNNNNNNNNNNNNNNNNNNNNNNNNNNNNNNNNNNNNNNNNNNNNNNNNNNNNNNNNNNNNNNNNNNNNNNNNNNNNNNNNNNNNNNNNNNNNNNNNNNNNNNNNNNNNNNNNNNNNNNNNNNNNNNNNNNNNNNNNNNNNNNNNNNNNNNNNNNNNNNNNNNNNNNNNNNNNNNNNNNNNNNNNNNNNNNNNNNNNNNNNNNNNNNNNNNNNNNNNNNNNNNNNNNNNNNNNNNNNNNNNNNNNNNNNNNNNNNNNNNNNNNNNNNNNNNNNNNNNNNNNNNNNNNNNNNNNNNNNNNNNNNNNNNNNNNNNNNNNNNNNNNNNNNNNNNNNNNNNNNNNNNNNNNNNNNNNNNNNNNNNNNNNNNNNNNNNNNNNNNNNNNNNNNNNNNNNNNNNNNNNNNNNNNNNNNNNNNNNNNNNNNNNNNNNNNNNNNNNNNNNNNNNNNNNNNNNNNNNNNNNNNNNNNNNNNNNNNNNNNNNNNNNNNNNNNNNNNNNNNNNNNNNNNNNNNNNNNNNNNNNNNNNNNNNNNNNNNNNNNNNNNNNNNNNNNNNNNNNNNNNNNNNNNNNNNNNNNNNNNNNNNNNNNNNNNNNNNNNNNNNNNNNNNNNNNNNNNNNNNNNNNNNNNNNNNNNNNNNNNNNNNNNNNNNNNNNNNNNNNNNNNNNNNNNNNNNNNNNNNNNNNNNNNNNNNNNNNNNNNNNNNNNNNNNNNNNNNNNNNNNNNNNNNNNNNNNNNNNNNNNNNNNNNNNNNNNNNNNNNNNNNNNNNNNNNNNNNNNNNNNNNNNNNNNNNNNNNNNNNNNNNNNNNNNNNNNNNNNNNNNNNNNNNNNNNNNNNNNNNNNNNNNNNNNNNNNNNNNNNNNNNNNNNNNNNNNNNNNNNNNNNNNNNNNNNNNNNNNNNNNNNNNNNNNNNNNNNNNNNNNNNNNNNNNNNNNNNNNNNNNNNNNNNNNNNNNNNNNNNNNNNNNNNNNNNNNNNNNNNNNNNNNNNNNNNNNNNNNNNNNNNNNNNNNNNNNNNNNNNNNNNNNNNNNNNNNNNNNNNNNNNNNNNNNNNNNNNNNNNNNNNNNNNNNNNNNNNNNNNNNNNNNNNNNNNNNNNNNNNNNNNNNNNNNNNNNNNNNNNNNNNNNNNNNNNNNNNNNNNNNNNNNNNNNNNNNNNNNNNNNNNNNNNNNNNNNNNNNNNNNNNNNNNNNNNNNNNNNNNNNNNNNNNNNNNNNNNNNNNNNNNNNNNNNNNNNNNNNNNNNNNNNNNNNNNNNNNNNNNNNNNNNNNNNNNNNNNNNNNNNNNNNNNNNNNNNNNNNNNNNNNNNNNNNNNNNNNNNNNNNNNNNNNNNNNNNNNNNNNNNNNNNNNNNNNNNNNNNNNNNNNNNNNNNNNNNNNNNNNNNNNNNNNNNNNNNNNNNNNNNNNNNNNNNNNNNNNNNNNNNNNNNNNNNNNNNNNNNNNNNNNNNNNNNNNNNNNNNNNNNNNNNNNNNNNNNNNNNNNNNNNNNNNNNNNNNNNNNNNNNNNNNNNNNNNNNNNNNNNNNNNNNNNNNNNNNNNNNNNNNNNNNNNNNNNNNNNNNNNNNNNNNNNNNNNNNNNNNNNNNNNNNNNNNNNNNNNNNNNNNNNNNNNNNNNNNNNNNNNNNNNNNNNNNNNNNNNNNNNNNNNNNNNNNNNNNNNNNNNNNNNNNNNNNNNNNNNNNNNNNNNNNNNNNNNNNNNNNNNNNNNNNNNNNNNNNNNNNNNNNNNNNNNNNNNNNNNNNNNNNNNNNNNNNNNNNNNNNNNNNNNNNNNNNNNNNNNNNNNNNNNNNNNNNNNNNNNNNNNNNNNNNNNNNNNNNNNNNNNNNNNNNNNNNNNNNNNNNNNNNNNNNNNNNNNNNNNNNNNNNNNNNNNNNNNNNNNNNNNNNNNNNNNNNNNNNNNNNNNNNNNNNNNNNNNNNNNNNNNNNNNNNNNNNNNNNNNNNNNNNNNNNNNNNNNNNNNNNNNNNNNNNNNNNNNNNNNNNNNNNNNNNNNNNNNNNNNNNNNNNNNNNNNNNNNNNNNNNNNNNNNNNNNNNNNNNNNNNNNNNNNNNNNNNNNNNNNNNNNNNNNNNNNNNNNNNNNNNNNNNNNNNNNNNNNNNNNNNNNNNNNNNNNNNNNNNNNNNNNNNNNNNNNNNNNNNNNNNNNNNNNNNNNNNNNNNNNNNNNNNNNNNNNNNNNNNNNNNNNNNNNNNNNNNNNNNNNNNNNNNNNNNNNNNNNNNNNNNNNNNNNNNNNNNNNNNNNNNNNNNNNNNNNNNNNNNNNNNNNNNNNNNNNNNNNNNNNNNNNNNNNNNNNNNNNNNNNNNNNNNNNNNNNNNNNNNNNNNNNNNNNNNNNNNNNNNNNNNNNNNNNNNNNNNNNNNNNNNNNNNNNNNNNNNNNNNNNNNNNNNNNNNNNNNNNNNNNNNNNNNNNNNNNNNNNNNNNNNNNNNNNNNNNNNNNNNNNNNNNNNNNNNNNNNNNNNNNNNNNNNNNNNNNNNNNNNNNNNNNNNNNNNNNNNNNNNNNNNNNNNNNNNNNNNNNNNNNNNNNNNNNNNNNNNNNNNNNNNNNNNNNNNNNNNNNNNNNNNNNNNNNNNNNNNNNNNNNNNNNNNNNNNNNNNNNNNNNNNNNNNNNNNNNNNNNNNNNNNNNNNNNNNNNNNNNNNNNNNNNNNNNNNNNNNNNNNNNNNNNNNNNNNNNNNNNNNNNNNNNNNNNNNNNNNNNNNNNNNNNNNNNNNNNNNNNNNNNNNNNNNNNNNNNNNNNNNNNNNNNNNNNNNNNNNNNNNNNNNNNNNNNNNNNNNNNNNNNNNNNNNNNNNNNNNNNNNNNNNNNNNNNNNNNNNNNNNNNNNNNNNNNNNNNNNNNNNNNNNNNNNNNNNNNNNNNNNNNNNNNNNNNNNNNNNNNNNNNNNNNNNNNNNNNNNNNNNNNNNNNNNNNNNNNNNNNNNNNNNNNNNNNNNNNNNNNNNNNNNNNNNNNNNNNNNNNNNNNNNNNNNNNNNNNNNNNNNNNNNNNNNNNNNNNNNNNNNNNNNNNNNNNNNNNNNNNNNNNNNNNNNNNNNNNNNNNNNNNNNNNNNNNNNNNNNNNNNNNNNNNNNNNNNNNNNNNNNNNNNNNNNNNNNNNNNNNNNNNNNNNNNNNNNNNNNNNNNNNNNNNNNNNNNNNNNNNNNNNNNNNNNNNNNNNNNNNNNNNNNNNNNNNNNNNNNNNNNNNNNNNNNNNNNNNNNNNNNNNN
This sequence is a window from Brassica oleracea var. oleracea cultivar TO1000 chromosome C1, BOL, whole genome shotgun sequence. Protein-coding genes within it:
- the LOC106311815 gene encoding leucine-rich repeat receptor-like serine/threonine-protein kinase BAM3 — translated: MADKIFTFFLLLSSFSPLLCSSSSSSLNLSLIRQANVLVSLKKSFDSYDPSLDSWNLPNFKSLCSWTGVSCDNLNQSITRLDISNHNIFGTLSPEIRKLSSLEVLNISNNAFEGELKPLEFGQMSQLVTLDAYNNNFNGSLPLSLTKLTKLGYLNLGGNYFNGEIPRSYGDFLRLKHLDLSGNDLSGRIPDELGNITTLEKLYLGYDNDFHGIPKGLGSLINLVLLDLANCSLRGSVPSELGHLKNLEVLFLQINELTGSIPRELGNMTNLKTLDLSYNSLQGEIPPELSGLQKLQVFNLFFNRLHGEIHEFVSHFPDLEILKLWHNNFTGKIPKKLGSNGKLVEIDLSTNKLTGLIPESLCFGRKLRILILFNNFLFGSIPQDLGRCEPLWKFRLGQNFLTGKLPKGLVYLPHLWLLELQNNFLTGEIKEQEAGKERSSNLSQINLSNNRLSGPIPGSIKNLRSLQILLLGSNRFTGQIPGEIGRLKDLLKIDMSMNSLSGKVPPEFGECQSLTYLDLSHNQLSGQIPVQISQIRMLTYLNVSWNSLNQSLPVELGYLKSLTSVDFSHNNFSGPVPPTLGQFSYFNNTSFLGNPFLCGYSSNPCNGSQNQSQSQLLNQKNANSHGENSAKFKMLLGLGLLGFFLMFMVLALVNNWRMRRNSPNLWKLIGFQKLGFGSEHVLECVKENNVIGKGGAGIVYKGLMPNGEEVAVKKLLTVSKGSSHDNGLSAEIQTLGRIRHRNIVRLIAFCSNKDVNLLVYEYMPNGSLGEALHGKAGVFLKWETRLQIALEAAKGLCYLHHDCSPLIIHRDVKSNNILLGPEFEAHVADFGLAKFMMQDNGASQCMSSVAGSYGYIAPEYGYTLRIDEKSDVYSFGVVLLELITGRRPLDKFGEEGIDIVQWSMIQTNCNRQGVVKIIDQRLSNVPLGEAMELFFVAMLCVQEHSVERPTMREVVQMISQAKQPNTI